The Mycolicibacterium boenickei genome has a segment encoding these proteins:
- a CDS encoding alpha/beta fold hydrolase, whose translation MTERKPHLRTVRELTPTLEYRTIHGYRRAFRVAGSGPAVLLIHGIGDNSTTWHTVQSALAQRFTVIAPDLLGHGSSDKPRADYSVAAYANGMRDLLSVLDIDRVTVVGHSLGGGVAMQFAYQFPQLVDRLILVGAGGVTKDVNMALRVASLPLGSEALALLRLPLVLPALQLAGRAAGTVLGSTGLGHDIPDMLRILADLPEPTASSAFARTLRAVVDWRGQVVTMLDRCYLTESVPVQLIWGDSDSVIPVSHARMAHAAMPGSQLEIFKGSGHFPFHDDPDRFVEVVERFIDTTEPSVYDQDRLRSLLRSGRTEATITGPFDTQIAVLDAMDADERSAT comes from the coding sequence ATGACCGAGCGCAAACCCCATCTGCGGACCGTCCGCGAGCTCACCCCGACACTCGAATACCGCACGATCCACGGATACCGACGGGCCTTCCGGGTGGCCGGATCCGGGCCTGCGGTCCTCCTGATCCACGGCATCGGTGACAACTCCACCACCTGGCACACCGTGCAGTCGGCACTGGCGCAGCGGTTCACGGTGATCGCCCCGGACCTGCTCGGCCACGGCAGCTCCGACAAGCCGCGGGCGGACTATTCGGTGGCCGCCTACGCCAACGGCATGCGCGACCTGCTCAGCGTGCTCGACATCGACCGGGTCACCGTGGTCGGGCATTCGCTGGGCGGCGGTGTGGCGATGCAGTTCGCCTACCAGTTCCCGCAGTTGGTGGACCGTCTGATCCTCGTCGGTGCCGGTGGCGTCACCAAGGACGTCAACATGGCGTTGCGGGTCGCCTCCCTGCCGCTGGGCAGCGAAGCACTGGCACTGCTGCGCCTACCCCTGGTGCTGCCGGCACTGCAACTCGCCGGCCGCGCCGCGGGCACGGTGTTGGGCTCAACCGGTCTCGGGCATGACATCCCGGATATGTTGCGCATCCTGGCCGACCTGCCGGAGCCGACGGCATCGTCGGCCTTCGCGCGGACCCTGCGCGCCGTGGTGGACTGGCGTGGCCAGGTCGTCACCATGCTGGACCGCTGTTACTTGACCGAATCCGTTCCCGTGCAACTGATCTGGGGCGACTCCGACTCGGTGATCCCCGTCAGCCACGCCCGGATGGCCCACGCCGCGATGCCCGGTTCCCAGTTGGAGATCTTCAAGGGATCCGGGCATTTCCCGTTCCACGACGATCCCGACCGCTTCGTCGAGGTGGTCGAACGCTTCATCGACACGACCGAACCGTCGGTCTACGACCAGGATCGGCTCCGGAGCCTGCTGCGCAGCGGGCGAACCGAAGCGACGATCACCGGGCCGTTCGATACCCAGATCGCGGTGCTCGACGCGATGGACGCCGACGAGCGCAGCGCCACCTGA
- a CDS encoding PhzF family phenazine biosynthesis protein has protein sequence MAIDVTVLRVFTDSEGKHGNPLGVVDNSTVAPGDRQRIATELGYSETVFIDLPQPGGNSAGAHIFTPVAELPFAGHPTVGASWWLRELGLPVHTLRVPAGILQVEYDEDRAVVNARSEWAPEFAIYDLASVDEVLAADPDDFDDAYLWAWIDEPNGTLRSRSFASHLGIPEDEATGAAAVRMTDYLSRDLTIVQGKGSVIETRWSPEGWVRLAGRVVADGTTRLD, from the coding sequence ATGGCCATCGACGTCACTGTGTTGCGGGTGTTCACCGACTCCGAGGGCAAGCACGGCAATCCGCTGGGAGTGGTCGACAACAGCACCGTCGCCCCGGGCGACCGACAGCGGATCGCCACCGAATTGGGTTACAGCGAAACCGTATTCATCGATCTACCGCAGCCCGGCGGCAATTCGGCCGGCGCGCACATCTTCACCCCGGTCGCCGAGCTACCTTTTGCCGGACACCCGACGGTCGGTGCGTCGTGGTGGCTGCGCGAACTCGGACTGCCGGTCCACACCCTGCGGGTGCCCGCGGGGATTCTCCAGGTCGAGTACGACGAAGATCGCGCCGTGGTCAACGCCCGTTCGGAATGGGCACCGGAGTTCGCCATCTACGACCTGGCCTCGGTCGACGAGGTACTCGCCGCCGATCCCGACGATTTCGACGATGCCTACCTATGGGCCTGGATCGATGAGCCGAACGGCACGCTGCGATCCCGGTCCTTCGCCTCGCACCTGGGGATTCCCGAAGACGAGGCCACGGGGGCGGCGGCAGTGCGGATGACCGACTATCTCAGCCGCGATCTGACGATCGTCCAGGGCAAGGGCTCGGTGATCGAGACCCGTTGGAGTCCGGAAGGTTGGGTTCGCCTGGCCGGCCGCGTCGTCGCCGACGGCACCACACGGCTGGACTGA
- the nrdR gene encoding transcriptional regulator NrdR has protein sequence MHCPFCRHPDSRVVDSRETDEGQAIRRRRSCPECGRRFTTVETAVLAVVKRSGVTEPFSREKVIRGVRRSCQGRQVDDDALNVLAQKVEDAVRGLGTPEIPSHEVGLAILGPLRELDEVAYLRFASVYRSFSSAEDFEREIEALRAHRAEA, from the coding sequence ATGCATTGTCCGTTCTGCCGTCACCCTGATTCGCGTGTGGTCGATTCCCGCGAGACCGACGAGGGCCAGGCCATCCGGCGCCGGCGGTCCTGCCCGGAATGCGGACGCCGATTCACCACCGTCGAGACGGCCGTGCTGGCCGTGGTGAAGCGCAGCGGGGTGACCGAGCCGTTCAGTCGGGAGAAGGTCATTCGCGGCGTACGCCGGTCCTGTCAGGGCAGGCAGGTCGATGACGACGCCCTCAACGTTCTGGCGCAGAAGGTCGAGGACGCGGTCCGCGGGCTCGGCACGCCCGAGATCCCCAGCCACGAGGTCGGGTTGGCGATTCTGGGACCGCTGCGCGAACTGGACGAGGTGGCCTATCTGAGGTTCGCCTCGGTGTACCGGTCATTTTCATCAGCCGAAGACTTCGAACGCGAGATCGAGGCGCTGCGGGCCCACCGCGCCGAGGCGTAG
- a CDS encoding LysM peptidoglycan-binding domain-containing protein, protein MFEHKSEYVSPKGSQMAIIDIPADSRSRAVRATPRSQSPRAQFGAGAPRPLRRVQRPAPSRPSAGSVRYRGTGVLMSRASHRSRPITPLTTVLLALVAAGITVWLGLVAQLGGVVGTETPTPTELAVVQVKSGETLQQVARRVAPDAPVARVVEQIRDLNQLDSAAVDAGQTLLAPVG, encoded by the coding sequence ATGTTCGAACACAAGAGCGAATACGTCTCACCGAAAGGCAGTCAGATGGCGATCATCGATATCCCCGCCGATAGCCGTTCCCGCGCTGTTCGGGCCACTCCGCGGTCGCAGTCGCCCCGCGCCCAGTTCGGTGCCGGTGCGCCCAGGCCGTTGCGCCGGGTCCAGCGGCCGGCGCCGTCCCGGCCGTCCGCCGGCTCGGTCCGATACCGCGGAACCGGAGTGCTGATGTCGCGGGCATCTCATCGCAGCCGCCCCATCACGCCGTTGACCACCGTCTTGTTGGCCCTGGTCGCCGCGGGCATCACCGTGTGGCTGGGCCTGGTGGCCCAACTCGGCGGGGTCGTCGGGACCGAGACGCCCACGCCGACCGAACTGGCGGTGGTCCAGGTGAAGTCGGGCGAAACGCTGCAGCAGGTGGCCCGGCGGGTCGCGCCGGACGCCCCGGTGGCCCGGGTCGTCGAGCAGATCCGTGATCTCAACCAGCTCGACTCCGCCGCCGTCGACGCGGGACAGACGCTGCTCGCCCCGGTTGGCTGA
- the lexA gene encoding transcriptional repressor LexA translates to MSDDRSRDGSTDTPAGSDGAGPRRAEGGLTDRQRTILDVIRASVTSRGYPPSIREIGDAVGLTSTSSVAHQLRTLERKGYLRRDPNRPRAVDVRGADDPAAAVVSTDVAGSDALPEPTFVPVLGRIAAGGPILAEQAVEDVFPLPRELVGEGSLFLLKVVGDSMVDAAICDGDWVVVRQQSVADNGDIVAAMIDGEATVKTFKRTRGQVWLMPHNPAYDPIPGNDAAVLGKVVTVIRKI, encoded by the coding sequence ATGAGCGACGACCGCAGCAGGGACGGCAGCACCGACACCCCGGCCGGATCGGACGGCGCGGGCCCACGCCGGGCCGAGGGCGGCCTCACCGACCGGCAACGGACGATTCTCGATGTCATCCGGGCATCGGTGACCAGCCGCGGCTACCCGCCCAGCATCCGCGAGATCGGCGACGCGGTCGGCTTGACCTCGACGTCGTCGGTCGCCCATCAGCTGCGCACCTTGGAGCGCAAGGGCTACCTGCGGCGCGACCCCAACCGACCCCGCGCCGTCGACGTGCGCGGCGCCGACGATCCGGCGGCCGCGGTGGTGTCGACCGATGTGGCCGGCTCCGATGCACTGCCCGAGCCGACGTTCGTCCCGGTGCTCGGGCGGATCGCCGCGGGCGGGCCCATCCTGGCCGAGCAGGCCGTCGAGGATGTCTTCCCGCTGCCTCGCGAACTGGTCGGCGAGGGCTCGCTGTTCCTGCTCAAGGTCGTCGGGGACTCGATGGTCGACGCCGCCATCTGCGACGGTGACTGGGTGGTGGTGCGCCAGCAGAGCGTGGCCGACAACGGGGACATCGTGGCAGCCATGATCGACGGCGAAGCCACGGTCAAGACGTTCAAGCGGACCCGCGGTCAGGTCTGGCTCATGCCGCACAATCCGGCATACGACCCGATCCCGGGCAACGACGCGGCGGTGCTCGGCAAGGTCGTCACCGTGATCCGCAAGATCTGA
- a CDS encoding LGFP repeat-containing protein: MTRPGARLNAAVWRLAVGLLALVVAALTVPAVASATPESDADAAVTAAWEASGGDGGPLGPRQGGVYAVGSGFAQNFAGGKMFFTPATGAHFMQGAILDKYESLGGAADGDLGFPTIDEGAGRAPDSRNSTLSAPDNPVIFWTPATGARVVRGAINAAWDKLGGSAGVLGVPSDDESFDGDVISQKFTGGEISWNRKTKAFTTVPPDLADQLAGLDVPSDPAAAIAAARRAAGGPMGPLGAKDGDQYPVGDGGLGQNYAGGKIFYSQATGANAITGQLLEKYESVGGPEGDLGFPTASEAEGGLGPNSRISTFAAADNPVIFWTPDYGAVIVRGAMKAAWDKLGGAKGALGAPMADQTEDGSVITQRFSGGAISWDREANKFTTEPSKLASELSGLQVPGVGQPHAGGPQPSAADTKKPFSWHWSWWWLIAVIPVLLLAGLIVGAALWHRRRGGGDDDFDHDPFDDDYDGGPGEARYDDGRYDEAHYESRGYDDDEFVDDRGAEAPSYAPASAYGAGEATTARFAEAGEDSAGGAASPYDGPTDIAMPVSQWAAPHRPSGGYGSPDDDDEPPEDAARLAGPESERGFEDYDDGYQDDDDYEDDDFEEDDFDDDDFDEDDDLNTPIDADFEEVAEGEDTEDEIEAELADDAADTAAFGGAAGGASPQGFAALGGLAVPSGLAVPSDQDNVDTAPTRVITEAEAYGSESHSGRHAAIELDEIPSATAIHLPLDDPNRAPEGYPIKADTKSGRYWAPDSSEYDDAVAEIWFASEEFARTNGFVRTD; encoded by the coding sequence ATGACTAGGCCTGGAGCGAGGCTGAACGCGGCCGTGTGGCGGTTGGCGGTCGGCCTGCTCGCACTCGTGGTCGCTGCTTTGACGGTTCCGGCGGTGGCGTCGGCCACCCCTGAATCGGATGCCGATGCGGCGGTCACCGCCGCCTGGGAGGCCAGCGGCGGTGACGGCGGGCCACTGGGTCCCCGTCAGGGCGGCGTCTACGCGGTGGGTTCGGGCTTCGCGCAGAACTTCGCCGGCGGCAAGATGTTCTTCACTCCGGCAACCGGCGCGCATTTCATGCAGGGCGCGATTCTGGACAAGTACGAGTCCCTCGGCGGCGCGGCCGACGGCGATCTGGGATTCCCCACCATCGACGAGGGCGCCGGACGTGCCCCCGACAGCCGCAACTCCACGTTGAGCGCGCCTGACAACCCGGTCATCTTCTGGACGCCGGCCACCGGTGCCCGGGTGGTCCGGGGCGCCATCAACGCCGCCTGGGACAAGCTCGGCGGTTCTGCCGGAGTGCTGGGCGTTCCGTCCGACGACGAGTCGTTCGACGGCGATGTGATCTCCCAGAAGTTCACCGGCGGTGAGATCTCCTGGAACCGCAAGACCAAGGCGTTCACCACGGTGCCGCCGGACCTGGCCGATCAACTCGCCGGCCTGGACGTCCCGTCGGATCCCGCGGCGGCGATCGCCGCGGCACGCCGGGCCGCGGGTGGGCCGATGGGTCCGCTGGGCGCCAAGGACGGCGATCAGTACCCGGTCGGCGACGGTGGGCTGGGCCAGAACTACGCGGGCGGCAAGATCTTCTACAGCCAGGCCACGGGTGCCAACGCGATCACCGGTCAACTGCTGGAGAAGTACGAAAGCGTCGGCGGCCCCGAAGGCGATCTGGGCTTCCCGACCGCCAGCGAGGCCGAGGGCGGGCTCGGCCCGAACAGCCGGATCAGCACCTTCGCCGCGGCCGACAACCCCGTCATCTTCTGGACACCCGACTACGGCGCAGTGATCGTGCGTGGCGCCATGAAGGCGGCCTGGGACAAGCTCGGCGGGGCCAAGGGCGCACTGGGCGCTCCGATGGCCGACCAGACCGAAGACGGCTCCGTCATCACCCAGCGGTTCAGCGGGGGAGCGATCTCATGGGACCGCGAGGCCAACAAGTTCACCACGGAGCCGTCCAAACTCGCTTCCGAGTTGAGCGGGCTGCAGGTTCCGGGTGTCGGGCAACCTCATGCCGGTGGTCCCCAGCCGTCGGCAGCGGATACCAAGAAGCCGTTCTCCTGGCATTGGAGCTGGTGGTGGCTGATCGCGGTCATCCCGGTGCTCCTGCTCGCAGGTCTGATCGTGGGAGCGGCACTGTGGCACCGCCGTAGGGGCGGTGGCGATGACGACTTCGACCACGATCCGTTCGACGACGACTACGACGGTGGGCCCGGTGAAGCGCGCTACGACGACGGCCGCTACGACGAGGCGCACTACGAATCGCGGGGATACGACGACGACGAGTTCGTGGACGACCGCGGTGCCGAGGCGCCGAGTTACGCGCCCGCAAGCGCCTATGGTGCCGGCGAAGCCACGACGGCGCGATTCGCCGAGGCGGGTGAGGACTCGGCCGGCGGCGCGGCGTCGCCGTACGACGGTCCCACCGATATCGCGATGCCGGTGAGCCAGTGGGCGGCTCCCCACCGACCGTCCGGCGGGTACGGATCCCCGGACGATGACGACGAGCCGCCGGAAGATGCCGCGCGGCTGGCCGGCCCGGAGTCGGAACGGGGCTTCGAGGATTACGACGACGGCTATCAAGACGACGACGATTACGAGGACGACGATTTCGAAGAGGACGACTTCGACGACGACGATTTCGATGAGGACGACGATCTCAACACGCCGATCGATGCGGACTTCGAGGAAGTAGCCGAGGGCGAAGACACCGAGGACGAGATCGAAGCGGAACTCGCAGACGACGCGGCCGATACCGCGGCGTTCGGTGGTGCGGCGGGCGGCGCGTCTCCGCAAGGGTTCGCGGCCCTCGGCGGGCTGGCGGTGCCGAGCGGCCTGGCTGTGCCGAGCGATCAGGACAACGTCGACACCGCGCCGACCCGGGTGATCACCGAGGCCGAGGCCTACGGCAGCGAGTCCCACAGCGGCCGCCATGCTGCCATCGAACTCGACGAGATCCCCAGTGCCACCGCGATCCACCTGCCGCTGGACGACCCGAACCGCGCGCCGGAGGGATACCCGATCAAGGCCGACACGAAGTCCGGCCGGTACTGGGCACCCGACAGCAGTGAGTACGACGACGCGGTGGCCGAGATCTGGTTCGCCAGTGAGGAATTCGCCCGCACCAACGGATTCGTGCGCACCGACTGA
- a CDS encoding acyl-CoA dehydrogenase family protein, which produces MGSAVKYDRTLFEPEHELFRESYRAFLDKHVAPFHDQWEKDKIVDRGVWLEAGKQGFLGMAVPEEYGGGGNDDFRYNTIVCEETVAGRYSGIGFSLHNDVVAPYLLRLANEEQKQRWLPKFCTGESITAIAMTEPGTGSDLQGIKTRAVRDGDHYVLNGSKTFITNGINSDLVIVVAQTDPEKGALGFSLLVVERGMEGFERGRHLDKIGLDAQDTAELSFTDVKVPVENLLGEEGQGFVYLMQNLPQERISIAIMAAAAMEAVLDQTVQYTKERKAFGKPIGSFQNSRFLLAELATEATVVRMMVDEFIRLHLDEKLTVEQAAMAKWYSTEKQVELIDRCLQLHGGYGYMREYPVARAYLDARVQTIYGGTTEIMKEIIGRSLGV; this is translated from the coding sequence ATGGGCAGTGCTGTGAAGTACGACCGCACGTTGTTCGAGCCGGAGCACGAGCTGTTCCGCGAGTCGTACCGGGCGTTCCTCGACAAGCATGTCGCGCCCTTCCACGACCAGTGGGAGAAGGACAAGATCGTCGACCGCGGGGTCTGGCTCGAGGCGGGTAAGCAGGGCTTTCTCGGGATGGCCGTGCCGGAGGAGTACGGCGGCGGCGGTAACGACGACTTCCGGTACAACACGATCGTCTGCGAGGAGACCGTGGCCGGCCGCTACAGCGGCATCGGCTTCAGCCTGCACAACGACGTCGTCGCGCCCTATCTGCTGCGGCTGGCCAACGAGGAGCAGAAGCAGCGCTGGCTGCCCAAGTTCTGCACCGGTGAATCGATCACGGCGATCGCAATGACCGAACCCGGTACGGGCAGCGACCTGCAGGGCATCAAGACCCGTGCGGTCCGCGACGGCGACCACTACGTGCTCAACGGGTCGAAGACCTTCATCACCAACGGCATCAACTCCGACCTGGTGATCGTCGTCGCCCAGACCGACCCGGAGAAGGGCGCGTTGGGCTTCTCGCTGCTGGTCGTGGAGCGTGGCATGGAGGGCTTCGAGCGCGGCAGGCACCTCGACAAGATCGGCCTGGACGCCCAGGACACCGCCGAGCTGTCGTTCACCGACGTCAAGGTCCCCGTCGAGAACCTGCTCGGCGAGGAAGGCCAGGGATTCGTCTACCTGATGCAGAACCTGCCGCAGGAACGCATCTCGATCGCCATCATGGCCGCCGCGGCGATGGAGGCGGTGCTGGACCAGACCGTGCAGTACACCAAGGAGCGCAAGGCGTTCGGCAAGCCCATCGGCAGCTTCCAGAACAGCCGGTTCCTGTTGGCCGAACTGGCGACCGAGGCCACCGTGGTGCGGATGATGGTCGACGAGTTCATCCGGTTGCACCTCGACGAGAAGCTCACCGTCGAGCAGGCCGCGATGGCCAAGTGGTACTCGACCGAGAAGCAGGTCGAGCTCATCGACCGCTGCCTGCAGCTGCACGGCGGCTACGGCTACATGCGGGAGTACCCGGTTGCCCGGGCCTACCTGGATGCCCGGGTGCAGACCATTTACGGCGGTACGACCGAGATCATGAAGGAGATCATCGGACGCAGTCTGGGGGTCTAG
- a CDS encoding molybdopterin guanine dinucleotide-containing S/N-oxide reductase: protein MPQSPASLAHWGAFTAAIADGDIAAIAPRADDADPSPLLGNLPGSIRHRSRIAGPAVRRGWLRDGPGPSTARGADEYVGVSWDELTELLADELRRVVDTYGNEAIYGGSYGWSSAGRFHHAQSQVHRFLKMLGGYTFSRHSYSLGATGVIMPRVVGTHDDLFKRSTDWNVIVEHTDLLVCFGGVALKNTGINHGGTTAHPARDALRRMRDRGGQIVSVSPLRDDVDGDCQWLAPVPGTDVAVMLALAYVLATEGLADLDFLDTHCTGYQRFERYLLGRDDGVAKSPQWASALSGLPAEELTALARRMAASRTLVTVSWSLQRVRHGEQAPWMGLTLAAMLGQIGIPGGGFGHGYGSMNEPGLPPLRCPLPALPQGPNPVQTFIPVAAVTDMLLHPGQPFDYNGLQLTYPDIKCVYWAGGNPFHHHQNIPRLRRALARVDTIVVHDPYWTAMAKHADIVVPSTTAYEREDYSGSRNDPLLVAMPALAPPYADSRDDYTTFSALAERLGFGLQFTEGRTARQWLVHMYEKWSAGLDFEVPEFDEFWAAGSVRLPTEPGLTLLADFRADPIGRRLGTPSGRIEIFSADIDRFGYDDCAGHPRWYEPTEWLGGARARTYPLHLLANQPATRLHSQLDGGATSQASKVHGREPIRINPEDAAARGLTDGDVVRVFNDRGACLAGVVIDDRLRPAVVQLSTGAWFDPAAPADPDSMCVHGNPNVLTEDIGTSSLARGCTGAHVLVQVEKYDGALPPVRAHEPPVIRQR from the coding sequence ATGCCCCAGTCCCCCGCGAGCCTCGCGCACTGGGGCGCCTTCACCGCCGCCATCGCGGACGGAGACATCGCCGCCATCGCGCCGCGGGCCGACGACGCCGACCCGTCACCTTTGCTCGGCAACCTCCCCGGTTCGATCCGGCACCGGTCCCGCATCGCCGGGCCCGCGGTCCGGCGCGGCTGGCTGCGGGACGGCCCCGGCCCGAGTACCGCGCGGGGCGCCGACGAGTACGTGGGAGTGTCCTGGGACGAGCTCACCGAATTGCTCGCCGACGAGCTGCGCCGGGTCGTCGACACATACGGCAACGAAGCGATCTACGGCGGCTCCTACGGCTGGTCCAGCGCCGGACGGTTCCACCATGCCCAGAGTCAGGTGCACCGCTTTCTGAAAATGCTTGGCGGCTATACGTTTTCCCGTCATTCCTACAGCCTGGGCGCGACCGGGGTGATCATGCCCCGGGTGGTCGGCACCCACGACGACCTGTTCAAACGGTCCACCGACTGGAACGTCATCGTCGAACACACCGACCTGCTGGTGTGTTTCGGCGGTGTCGCGCTGAAGAACACCGGCATCAATCACGGTGGTACCACGGCACATCCGGCCCGCGACGCGCTCCGGCGGATGCGTGACCGCGGCGGACAGATCGTATCCGTGAGCCCGCTGCGCGACGATGTCGACGGCGACTGCCAGTGGCTGGCCCCGGTCCCCGGCACCGACGTGGCGGTGATGCTCGCGCTGGCCTACGTCCTGGCCACCGAGGGCCTGGCCGATCTCGACTTTCTCGACACGCACTGCACCGGGTATCAGCGGTTCGAGCGGTACCTGCTGGGCCGCGACGACGGCGTCGCCAAGAGCCCACAGTGGGCGTCGGCGCTCAGCGGCCTGCCTGCCGAGGAGCTGACCGCACTGGCCCGGCGGATGGCGGCCTCACGCACCCTGGTCACCGTCAGCTGGTCGCTGCAACGGGTCCGGCACGGCGAGCAGGCTCCGTGGATGGGGCTGACCCTGGCGGCGATGCTCGGCCAGATCGGCATCCCCGGAGGCGGTTTCGGGCACGGCTACGGGTCGATGAACGAGCCGGGGCTGCCGCCGTTGCGCTGCCCCCTGCCTGCTCTGCCACAGGGGCCCAACCCGGTGCAGACGTTCATCCCGGTCGCGGCGGTCACCGACATGTTGCTGCATCCAGGGCAGCCGTTCGACTACAACGGCCTGCAGCTGACCTACCCCGACATCAAGTGCGTGTACTGGGCCGGCGGCAATCCGTTCCATCACCACCAGAACATTCCCCGGCTGCGCCGGGCCCTGGCCCGGGTCGACACGATCGTGGTGCACGACCCGTACTGGACGGCGATGGCCAAACATGCCGACATCGTGGTGCCCTCGACCACCGCATACGAGCGCGAGGACTACTCGGGATCACGCAATGACCCGCTACTGGTGGCGATGCCCGCGCTGGCGCCGCCATATGCCGACTCGCGTGACGACTACACCACGTTCTCGGCGCTGGCCGAGCGGCTCGGTTTCGGTCTGCAGTTCACCGAGGGCCGCACGGCGCGGCAGTGGCTGGTGCACATGTATGAAAAGTGGTCTGCCGGGCTGGATTTCGAGGTCCCCGAGTTCGACGAGTTCTGGGCCGCGGGAAGCGTCCGGCTACCCACCGAACCAGGACTGACGCTGCTCGCCGACTTCCGGGCCGACCCGATCGGACGCAGGCTGGGTACCCCGAGCGGTCGTATCGAGATCTTCTCCGCCGACATCGACCGATTCGGCTATGACGACTGCGCCGGCCATCCGCGGTGGTACGAGCCGACGGAGTGGCTCGGCGGAGCGCGGGCCCGCACGTATCCGCTGCATCTGCTGGCCAACCAGCCCGCGACCCGGCTGCACAGCCAACTCGACGGCGGTGCCACCAGCCAGGCGTCGAAAGTCCATGGGCGCGAACCGATCCGGATCAACCCGGAGGATGCGGCGGCACGCGGTCTCACTGACGGAGACGTGGTGCGGGTGTTCAATGACCGCGGCGCATGCCTGGCCGGCGTGGTGATCGACGATCGGCTGCGCCCGGCGGTGGTGCAGCTGTCGACCGGGGCCTGGTTCGATCCGGCCGCTCCGGCGGACCCCGATTCGATGTGCGTGCACGGCAATCCCAACGTGCTCACCGAGGACATCGGCACCTCTTCGTTGGCCCGCGGTTGCACCGGGGCCCACGTTTTGGTGCAGGTGGAGAAGTACGACGGTGCGCTGCCGCCGGTGCGGGCACACGAGCCACCGGTGATCCGGCAACGCTGA
- a CDS encoding PE-PPE domain-containing protein, with protein sequence MRFSPRAAARSLLVAAVAVSGSAAIGVTTTLTAEVVLSATVLVVPGTGTPNPALSPNYEDHAVQYYVAPGSTCTDVTCVGVPYIAQFWPFPFAGWGGLEGAKWNVSVQSGVSSLATAYGAQLTPPGPGQEQNYNPDHEVVIFGYSQGATVAGIYKRDLAYLNNPADPTLPSNVSFVLIGNPNRPNGGLFERLAALGTVPILDATFGNPTPTDTAPDGVINTDDIALQYDGVADAPSWVLNPLALANALAGFEYVHGTYLAPKGGDEAGATPYGYTPEQVQAAVANAQANCSEATHCQVHGDTRYITLPAKYLPLMQPLIDLGAATGTSAIVIPLVDLVSPAMQTLIETGYDRGDYGNPTPFQLVPRVNPVKLVGDLINDIPEGIEAARNPGLDPLPGWTDPTESADSAKAQDTVKVSATTAAAEPETPEVPELPVLPKLSVLKANPQAKATTAAEDTSVTDTKGPKLRTGGAHPVREVAKSIRSTVRKALGGQDTGKEKAKPSGATEKKPAA encoded by the coding sequence ATGCGATTCTCACCCCGTGCTGCTGCCAGGTCGCTGCTGGTCGCCGCTGTCGCGGTGTCCGGCTCTGCCGCGATCGGCGTCACCACGACGCTGACTGCCGAGGTGGTGCTTAGTGCGACGGTGCTGGTGGTTCCGGGCACCGGCACCCCGAATCCGGCGTTGTCACCGAACTACGAGGACCACGCGGTCCAGTACTACGTGGCACCCGGCAGCACCTGCACCGACGTGACGTGCGTCGGCGTTCCCTACATCGCCCAGTTCTGGCCGTTCCCGTTCGCCGGGTGGGGCGGGCTCGAGGGCGCCAAGTGGAACGTCTCGGTGCAGAGCGGCGTCTCGAGTCTGGCCACCGCCTACGGTGCCCAGCTGACCCCGCCGGGTCCCGGACAGGAGCAGAACTACAACCCCGACCACGAGGTCGTGATCTTCGGCTATTCGCAGGGCGCCACCGTCGCGGGGATCTACAAGCGCGATCTCGCGTATCTCAACAACCCCGCCGACCCGACGTTGCCCAGCAACGTCTCATTCGTGTTGATCGGCAACCCGAACCGGCCCAACGGCGGCTTGTTCGAGCGTCTCGCTGCGCTGGGCACCGTGCCCATTCTCGATGCGACATTCGGCAACCCGACGCCCACCGATACCGCGCCCGACGGGGTGATCAACACCGATGACATCGCGCTGCAGTACGACGGCGTCGCCGACGCACCGTCCTGGGTGCTCAATCCGCTGGCTCTGGCGAATGCTCTCGCCGGGTTCGAATACGTGCACGGCACCTATCTCGCCCCGAAAGGTGGTGACGAGGCCGGCGCGACACCGTATGGATACACGCCCGAGCAGGTGCAGGCCGCGGTCGCCAACGCCCAGGCAAACTGCTCGGAGGCCACCCACTGCCAAGTGCACGGCGACACCCGCTACATCACGCTGCCGGCGAAGTACCTGCCGCTCATGCAGCCGCTGATCGACCTCGGCGCGGCGACCGGGACCTCGGCCATCGTGATACCGCTGGTCGACCTGGTGTCACCGGCGATGCAGACGTTGATCGAAACCGGCTATGACCGTGGCGATTACGGCAACCCCACGCCATTCCAGCTGGTGCCCAGGGTCAACCCGGTGAAACTGGTCGGCGACCTCATCAACGACATCCCCGAGGGGATCGAGGCAGCGCGCAACCCCGGCCTCGACCCACTGCCGGGATGGACCGACCCGACCGAATCCGCCGATTCCGCCAAAGCGCAGGACACCGTGAAGGTTTCGGCCACCACCGCCGCCGCGGAACCCGAGACGCCCGAAGTCCCTGAGCTGCCCGTGTTGCCCAAGCTCAGCGTGCTCAAGGCGAACCCGCAGGCCAAGGCGACCACCGCGGCGGAAGACACATCGGTCACCGACACCAAAGGTCCCAAACTGCGGACCGGCGGAGCCCACCCGGTGCGTGAGGTGGCCAAGTCGATCCGCAGCACCGTGCGTAAGGCGCTCGGCGGACAGGACACCGGCAAGGAAAAGGCCAAGCCGTCCGGCGCCACCGAGAAGAAGCCCGCGGCCTGA